A window of the Mucilaginibacter sp. cycad4 genome harbors these coding sequences:
- a CDS encoding AraC family transcriptional regulator, whose product MKKIFSELPHPVDSSIIVKQEITTKFVNTFHFHDGFEVTFIIRGQGKFYGGNQLLNFGEGDMYFFGPLFPHYFVNEKYSENVNQMAHSIAVQFQEDFLGKELYEKPEFGKIKDLLKFAQSACLKLTISSNEIQERFVQLTKQQGVKKILLLLELLDYMASLPKKSFNVLTIDAPKTIENAKGFSKLDAVYRYVLENFKQDVNSQKAAGLACLNETAFCRYFKRQTKNTFSQFVNKVRVTHATSLLQDKNRSIANICYECGFNNLSYFNRQFRKFTNKSPFEYRKLYD is encoded by the coding sequence ATGAAAAAGATCTTCAGCGAACTTCCCCATCCCGTTGATTCCAGTATTATTGTAAAGCAGGAAATCACGACGAAATTTGTCAACACTTTCCATTTTCATGATGGTTTTGAGGTCACATTTATTATCCGTGGGCAAGGGAAATTTTATGGAGGGAACCAGTTATTGAATTTCGGAGAGGGAGACATGTATTTCTTCGGACCGCTATTCCCGCACTATTTTGTCAACGAAAAGTATTCCGAAAACGTCAATCAAATGGCCCATTCAATTGCAGTACAGTTTCAGGAAGATTTCCTGGGTAAAGAGCTCTATGAAAAACCGGAATTTGGTAAAATAAAGGACCTTTTGAAGTTTGCCCAGTCGGCATGTCTTAAACTTACAATATCAAGTAATGAGATCCAGGAAAGGTTTGTACAACTGACAAAACAGCAAGGGGTCAAAAAAATCCTGCTTTTACTGGAGCTGCTTGACTACATGGCATCACTACCCAAAAAGAGCTTTAATGTACTAACGATCGATGCTCCAAAAACTATTGAAAACGCTAAGGGTTTTTCCAAATTGGACGCTGTATACCGTTATGTGCTCGAAAACTTTAAACAGGACGTTAATTCCCAAAAAGCTGCGGGACTTGCCTGTTTAAATGAAACTGCTTTTTGCCGGTATTTCAAGCGGCAGACTAAAAATACATTTTCCCAATTTGTCAATAAGGTGCGAGTCACCCACGCTACCTCATTACTACAAGATAAAAATAGAAGTATAGCGAATATTTGCTACGAATGCGGATTTAATAACCTTTCATATTTTAACAGACAGTTCAGAAAATTCACGAATAAATCGCCCTTTGAATACAGGAAATTATATGATTAG